The following proteins come from a genomic window of Paenibacillus sp.:
- the sigG gene encoding RNA polymerase sporulation sigma factor SigG, with protein sequence MTRNKVEICGVDTSKLPVLTNAEMRELFVSLQQMGDRSAREKLVNGNLRLVLSVIQRFNNRGEFVDDLFQVGCIGLMKAIDNFDLSQNVKFSTYAVPMIIGEIRRYLRDNNPIRVSRSLRDIAYKALQVRDQLTNRNSREPTINEISFELGVPKEDVVFALDAIQDPVSLFEPIYQDGGDPIYVMDQISDEKSKDVSWIEEIALREAMRKLNDREKMILSMRFFEGKTQMEVAEEIGISQAQVSRLEKSAINQMQKHVKT encoded by the coding sequence ATGACCCGCAATAAAGTCGAGATCTGTGGTGTGGATACTTCGAAACTACCGGTATTAACCAATGCCGAAATGCGCGAATTGTTCGTCTCGTTGCAACAAATGGGAGACCGGTCCGCAAGGGAGAAATTGGTGAACGGCAATTTGCGCCTGGTGTTAAGCGTCATTCAACGGTTTAACAACCGGGGCGAATTCGTCGACGATCTGTTCCAAGTCGGATGCATCGGCCTGATGAAGGCAATCGACAATTTCGATTTAAGCCAAAACGTCAAATTCTCCACGTATGCCGTGCCGATGATCATCGGCGAAATTCGGAGGTATTTGCGGGACAACAACCCGATTCGCGTGTCCCGAAGCCTGCGGGATATCGCGTACAAGGCGCTGCAAGTCCGCGATCAGCTGACGAACCGCAATTCCCGAGAGCCGACGATCAACGAAATTTCGTTCGAGCTCGGCGTGCCGAAAGAGGACGTCGTGTTCGCGCTCGACGCGATCCAAGATCCGGTGTCGCTGTTCGAGCCGATTTACCAAGACGGGGGCGACCCGATTTACGTCATGGATCAAATCAGCGACGAAAAAAGCAAAGACGTCTCGTGGATCGAGGAGATCGCTTTGCGCGAGGCGATGCGGAAGCTGAACGACCGCGAGAAGATGATTTTGTCCATGCGCTTTTTCGAAGGTAAGACGCAAATGGAGGTCGCCGAGGAGATCGGCATTTCCCAGGCGCAGGTGTCGCGGCTCGAAAAGTCAGCGATCAACCAAATGCAGAAGCACGTAAAAACGTAA
- the sigE gene encoding RNA polymerase sporulation sigma factor SigE, translated as MLLRWKLTMTIWYYRLLFLLRLKSEEIYYIGGSEALPPPLTREEEEYLLAKLSTGDAAIRSMLIERNLRLVVYIARKFENTGINIEDLVSIGTIGLIKAVNTFDPDKKIKLATYASRCIENEILMYLRRNSKIRTEVSFDEPLNIDWDGNELLLSDVLGTENDTIYRNIEEQVDRKLLQKALDKLTERERVIMELRFGLLDGEEKTQKDVADLLGISQSYISRLEKRIIKRLRKEFNKMV; from the coding sequence ATGCTGCTGCGATGGAAATTGACGATGACGATATGGTATTACCGCTTGTTGTTCCTGCTTCGGTTAAAGAGCGAGGAAATCTACTATATCGGGGGAAGCGAAGCGCTGCCTCCGCCGCTGACGCGGGAAGAAGAGGAGTATTTGCTGGCGAAGCTGTCGACGGGGGACGCGGCCATTCGGTCGATGCTGATCGAACGCAATTTACGCCTTGTCGTTTACATCGCGCGCAAGTTCGAGAATACGGGCATCAATATCGAGGATTTGGTATCGATCGGGACGATCGGATTGATCAAAGCGGTGAATACGTTCGATCCCGACAAAAAGATCAAATTGGCCACGTACGCTTCCCGCTGCATCGAAAATGAGATTTTAATGTATTTGCGAAGAAACAGCAAAATTCGGACGGAGGTTTCGTTCGACGAGCCGCTGAACATCGACTGGGACGGGAACGAGCTTCTGCTCTCCGATGTCCTGGGCACGGAAAACGACACGATTTACCGCAACATCGAGGAGCAAGTGGATCGAAAGCTGTTGCAGAAGGCGCTCGACAAGCTGACCGAACGGGAGCGCGTCATTATGGAGCTGCGGTTCGGGTTGTTGGACGGAGAGGAGAAGACGCAGAAGGACGTCGCGGATCTGCTCGGTATATCCCAATCCTACATTTCTCGGCTTGAAAAACGCATTATTAAAAGGCTCCGCAAGGAGTTCAACAAGATGGTGTAG
- the spoIIGA gene encoding sigma-E processing peptidase SpoIIGA, which translates to MVVYLDVVFLTNFALDFAMLLAAAKVRSVKPALWRVGLSSAIGASYVLMMFVPAMTVFYSFVVKCLFSAMMIMTAFGYKSFARFAGLLAAFYVVNAAAAGTIVGVHYMLQSSHDVWNGILFTSTGGFQYALGVSLWSVVAAGAVGVMAFRRVNAGAKRKEKKAEFLAEVVVNVGEASYRCTGLIDTGNHLYDPLTRTPVMVMEAAVWKDAIPERWLEAIRAREADRVLQWLGETAAGAEAGAEETFPWRERLRLVPYRGINGNTTFMLAMKPDGVTIVRDGQQTDVTKVLIGIDGGTLSADGAYQAIIHPAMVP; encoded by the coding sequence ATGGTCGTGTACCTGGACGTCGTATTTCTCACCAATTTCGCGCTCGATTTCGCGATGCTCCTTGCCGCAGCGAAAGTGCGCAGCGTCAAACCGGCCCTATGGCGGGTCGGACTGTCGTCGGCCATCGGCGCGTCGTATGTGTTAATGATGTTCGTTCCGGCGATGACGGTCTTCTACTCATTTGTAGTTAAATGTTTATTTTCAGCGATGATGATTATGACAGCATTCGGCTACAAAAGTTTCGCCCGGTTCGCGGGATTGCTGGCGGCGTTTTACGTCGTGAATGCGGCGGCGGCCGGGACGATCGTAGGCGTTCATTACATGCTGCAGTCTTCGCACGACGTGTGGAACGGCATTTTGTTCACGAGCACGGGCGGTTTCCAATACGCGCTTGGCGTATCGTTGTGGTCGGTCGTCGCCGCCGGCGCTGTCGGCGTCATGGCTTTCCGAAGGGTGAACGCCGGGGCGAAACGGAAGGAAAAAAAGGCCGAATTTTTGGCAGAGGTCGTCGTCAACGTCGGGGAAGCGTCGTATCGCTGCACCGGTTTGATCGATACCGGCAATCATTTGTACGATCCTTTGACTCGGACACCTGTGATGGTCATGGAAGCCGCCGTATGGAAGGACGCGATCCCGGAGCGTTGGCTGGAGGCGATTCGCGCCCGCGAAGCGGACCGCGTGCTCCAGTGGCTCGGCGAGACGGCGGCCGGCGCGGAAGCGGGCGCGGAGGAAACGTTCCCCTGGAGGGAGCGACTTCGGCTGGTGCCGTACCGCGGCATCAACGGCAACACGACGTTCATGCTGGCGATGAAGCCCGACGGGGTTACTATCGTTCGCGACGGACAACAGACGGACGTTACGAAGGTGCTGATCGGCATCGACGGGGGAACCTTGAGCGCCGACGGCGCGTACCAAGCGATCATTCATCCCGCAATGGTACCTTAA
- a CDS encoding IS1595 family transposase: MEDIVQFFYQRKWPDGFRCPRCGHSIAYTIHSEKRSLPLYQCQACKHQTTLTAGTALERSRTPLEKWAVAIQAMSRDESINAVQLMGIIAVTYKTAWSMLRKLRQCINQWDAAQPLVGRLAAGAATYGTPAFRTCLRYPHERPVIVGISYDRTGNPIYTKMKPGDAELLRNASKRRHWENEFVRNHVRSEFPVQILPRIPFHKNEDLRSAYYSATSWIHRTFRGISSRYLELYFDEYCFRINMRLHGQNPIEVLLSACMQTSSHTSIRMAAAA, encoded by the coding sequence GTGGAGGATATCGTTCAATTCTTCTACCAAAGAAAATGGCCTGACGGGTTTCGTTGCCCCCGGTGCGGACATTCAATCGCTTATACCATTCATTCGGAAAAGCGCTCCCTGCCCTTATACCAGTGTCAGGCTTGTAAACATCAAACGACCCTAACCGCCGGTACCGCTCTGGAGCGAAGCCGTACGCCCCTCGAAAAATGGGCAGTCGCGATCCAAGCCATGTCCCGCGACGAAAGCATTAATGCCGTTCAATTAATGGGCATCATCGCCGTTACATATAAAACAGCTTGGTCCATGCTGAGAAAACTTCGTCAATGCATCAACCAGTGGGATGCGGCACAACCGTTGGTCGGCCGACTGGCAGCGGGTGCCGCCACGTATGGTACCCCCGCTTTTCGGACATGCCTGCGATATCCCCACGAACGTCCGGTTATCGTTGGCATTTCGTATGACCGAACTGGAAATCCGATCTATACGAAAATGAAACCCGGCGATGCCGAACTGCTGCGGAACGCCTCGAAACGCCGACACTGGGAAAACGAATTTGTTCGGAACCATGTCAGAAGCGAGTTCCCCGTTCAGATCTTACCGCGCATCCCTTTTCACAAAAATGAGGACTTGCGCAGTGCATACTATTCCGCCACATCTTGGATCCATCGAACATTTCGCGGCATCAGCTCCCGATATTTAGAGCTGTATTTTGATGAATATTGCTTTAGAATCAATATGCGGCTCCATGGTCAAAATCCAATTGAGGTGCTGCTATCCGCCTGCATGCAGACGTCGTCACACACATCAATACGGATGGCTGCTGCAGCATAA
- the ftsZ gene encoding cell division protein FtsZ translates to MLEFDLDMDQLAQIKVIGVGGGGSNAVNRMIDNGVKGVEFITVNTDAQALHLAKSETKLQIGDKLTRGLGAGANPEVGKKAAEESKDLIVNALKGADMVFVTAGMGGGTGTGAAPVIADIARECGALTVGVVTRPFTFEGRKRQAQAELGIAALKEKVDTLIVIPNDRLLEIVDKKTPMLEAFREADNVLRQGVQGISDLIAVPGLINLDFADVKTIMTERGSALMGIGRASGENRAAEAAKRAIMSPLLETSIDGARGVIMNITGGADLSLYEVNEAAEIVIAAADPEVNMIFGAIIDESLKEEIKVTVIATGFEHKPSAPQPPRRPGVASDGAEPRTQPNIRPFGNTPSSDQLDIPTFLRNRNKNLMDD, encoded by the coding sequence ATGTTAGAATTCGATCTCGACATGGACCAACTAGCGCAAATTAAAGTGATCGGCGTTGGCGGCGGCGGAAGCAATGCTGTCAACCGAATGATCGATAACGGCGTTAAAGGTGTCGAATTTATTACAGTCAACACGGATGCACAAGCGCTTCACTTGGCGAAATCGGAAACGAAGCTTCAGATCGGGGACAAGCTGACGCGGGGTCTTGGCGCCGGCGCGAATCCGGAGGTCGGCAAGAAAGCGGCCGAGGAGTCGAAAGATCTGATCGTCAACGCGCTCAAAGGCGCCGACATGGTGTTCGTTACGGCGGGTATGGGCGGCGGCACCGGTACGGGAGCAGCCCCGGTCATCGCGGACATCGCGCGCGAATGCGGCGCGCTGACCGTCGGCGTTGTGACTCGTCCGTTTACGTTCGAAGGACGCAAGCGTCAAGCGCAAGCGGAGCTTGGCATCGCGGCCTTGAAAGAGAAGGTCGACACGCTGATCGTAATCCCGAACGACCGACTGCTTGAAATCGTCGACAAGAAAACCCCGATGCTCGAAGCGTTCCGCGAAGCGGATAACGTATTGCGCCAAGGCGTGCAGGGCATCTCCGACTTGATCGCCGTTCCGGGTCTGATCAACCTCGACTTCGCCGACGTAAAGACGATCATGACAGAGCGCGGCTCCGCGCTGATGGGCATCGGTCGCGCCAGCGGCGAAAACCGCGCGGCGGAAGCCGCGAAGCGCGCTATCATGAGCCCGCTTCTCGAAACGTCGATCGACGGCGCTCGCGGCGTCATCATGAACATTACCGGCGGCGCGGACCTCAGCTTGTACGAGGTTAACGAAGCGGCGGAAATCGTCATCGCGGCAGCCGATCCGGAAGTTAACATGATCTTCGGCGCGATTATCGACGAATCCTTGAAGGAAGAAATCAAGGTCACCGTCATCGCAACCGGCTTCGAGCATAAGCCAAGCGCGCCGCAGCCGCCTCGCCGCCCTGGCGTCGCTTCCGACGGCGCGGAGCCGCGGACCCAACCGAACATTCGCCCGTTCGGCAACACGCCGAGCAGCGACCAGTTGGACATCCCGACATTCCTGCGCAACCGCAACAAAAACCTGATGGACGACTAA
- the ftsA gene encoding cell division protein FtsA, with the protein MSGNDIIVSLDIGTSKVRAIIGEVTGGSINIVGVGSADSEGIRKGAIVDIDQTVQSIKSAVDHSERMVGVTISEVYVGIAGNHIQLQSSHGVVAVSNEDREIGGDDIDRVLQAAKVIALPPEREIIGIVPKQYIVDGLEGIHDPRGMIGVRLEVEAIVITGAKTAIHNLLRCVEKADLKVAGLILMPLAAGHLALSKDEKNLGTVLVDIGAGATTISIFENGTLSATSTLPIGGEYVTNDITIGLRTQVEIAEKIKLKYGCASIQDAAPDTTFKVTRIGSNVEKEFSQVDLASIIEPRMQEIFDLIKAEVRRMRPGELAGGYVLTGGAVSMPALLSVAQSVLETSVRIASPDFIGVREPAYTSGVGVISYVAKFLRTRSTVSVRSSAGRKAVTSANKPSLVERFKNWINEFI; encoded by the coding sequence TTGAGCGGCAACGACATCATAGTGAGCTTGGACATCGGAACGTCCAAAGTCCGCGCCATCATCGGAGAAGTGACAGGCGGCTCCATCAATATCGTAGGCGTCGGCTCCGCCGATTCCGAAGGTATTCGCAAAGGGGCCATCGTTGATATAGATCAAACGGTGCAATCGATCAAGAGCGCCGTCGACCATTCGGAACGGATGGTCGGCGTCACGATATCGGAAGTGTACGTCGGGATTGCCGGCAATCATATCCAGCTGCAATCGAGCCACGGCGTCGTCGCAGTCTCCAACGAAGACCGCGAAATCGGCGGGGACGATATCGACCGCGTGCTGCAGGCCGCCAAAGTCATCGCCCTTCCTCCGGAACGGGAGATTATCGGCATCGTCCCGAAGCAGTACATCGTGGACGGCCTTGAAGGCATTCACGATCCGAGAGGCATGATCGGCGTTCGCTTGGAAGTCGAAGCGATCGTCATCACAGGCGCCAAAACCGCAATACATAACTTGCTCCGCTGTGTCGAGAAAGCGGACCTCAAGGTCGCGGGTCTCATCCTCATGCCGCTTGCCGCAGGTCACCTGGCGTTGTCGAAGGACGAGAAAAACCTAGGTACCGTGCTCGTAGACATCGGCGCAGGCGCCACAACGATTTCGATTTTCGAAAACGGCACTTTGTCGGCTACCTCTACGCTGCCGATCGGCGGCGAATACGTGACCAACGACATCACGATCGGCCTTCGGACGCAAGTGGAGATCGCCGAAAAAATCAAGCTGAAATACGGTTGCGCCTCGATTCAAGACGCCGCTCCGGACACCACCTTCAAGGTGACTCGCATTGGCAGCAACGTTGAGAAAGAGTTCTCCCAAGTCGATCTCGCAAGCATTATCGAGCCCCGCATGCAGGAAATCTTCGATCTCATCAAAGCCGAAGTGAGACGGATGAGGCCCGGCGAATTGGCTGGCGGCTATGTGCTTACTGGCGGCGCCGTCTCCATGCCGGCGTTGTTGTCGGTCGCGCAGTCGGTGCTCGAAACTTCGGTACGCATCGCCTCACCGGATTTCATCGGCGTCCGAGAGCCGGCTTACACGAGCGGCGTAGGCGTAATCTCTTATGTCGCTAAATTTCTGCGCACGAGAAGCACGGTCTCCGTCCGCAGCTCGGCCGGCCGCAAGGCGGTAACTTCCGCCAACAAGCCGAGCCTTGTCGAACGGTTCAAAAATTGGATTAATGAGTTTATTTAG
- a CDS encoding cell division protein FtsQ/DivIB: MFLFFVVLLGVLFFQSSFSKIHVIEVSGNRLLTTEQIIEAAGIAVGDHFFAVSGEELDERVKRLGAAEQVNTVKSFPGVVKIVVKEYPVVALEITENGDIAGLLSNGASVPYGDVENAASRPILAGWDDPELKRRMTETLASIPPEMLQDVSEIRPSPTTGYPDRIVLYTRSHFEVLTRISYLTEKISLLDDYVYDMKNEDRTTGRIVLLETNYAETFETPEAEPGSGLSP, translated from the coding sequence TTGTTTCTATTTTTTGTCGTGCTGCTCGGCGTGCTGTTTTTCCAATCGTCCTTCAGCAAGATTCATGTAATCGAAGTATCCGGCAATCGGTTGCTGACGACCGAGCAAATTATCGAAGCCGCAGGCATAGCTGTGGGAGATCATTTCTTCGCGGTAAGCGGCGAGGAGCTCGACGAGCGCGTGAAGCGTCTCGGCGCAGCGGAGCAGGTGAACACGGTAAAGTCGTTTCCTGGAGTCGTGAAGATCGTGGTGAAGGAATATCCGGTCGTTGCCCTGGAAATAACGGAAAACGGCGATATCGCCGGGCTCTTGTCGAACGGAGCGTCGGTTCCTTACGGCGACGTGGAAAATGCCGCTTCGCGGCCGATATTGGCCGGTTGGGACGACCCGGAGCTGAAACGCCGCATGACGGAAACGCTTGCGTCCATTCCGCCGGAAATGCTTCAGGACGTTTCCGAAATTCGTCCCAGTCCGACGACGGGGTATCCGGATCGTATCGTTTTGTACACGAGATCCCACTTCGAGGTGCTGACAAGGATCTCCTATCTTACCGAAAAAATTTCTCTTCTTGACGATTATGTATATGATATGAAGAACGAGGATAGAACGACGGGACGCATCGTGCTGCTGGAAACGAACTACGCGGAAACGTTCGAAACGCCGGAGGCGGAACCCGGCTCTGGGTTGTCTCCTTGA
- the murA gene encoding UDP-N-acetylglucosamine 1-carboxyvinyltransferase produces MEKLVIDGGRPLQGAVRIEGAKNAALPILAASVLAGGKVVIENVPNLLDIHVMLDILRSLGADASLTGRSAVVDTQNVNTSEIPETLMSRMRSSIFLMGPLLARFGEVTIYQPGGCAIGERKIDLHLNGLKALGALVTETENKVVCQAKRLKGADIVLDFPSVGATENLMMAAVTAEGITTISNAAREPEISDLQLFLNRMGAKIIGAGTDTITIEGVERLSPCEHRVIPDRIVAGTLMVAAGATRGSVALEGVVPAHLTSVIHALRRAGVQIAIDDDIMNVVGVGRPRAVERIVTSPYPSFPTDLQAQMMVLLSLADGLSVMKETVFEGRFKHVHELSVMGADIRVDFNSAFIRGVPRLYGATVEATDLRAGAALVIAGLAATGRTVVEQIHHIDRGYESIETMFRRLGGRIERTSNVLADRIASSM; encoded by the coding sequence TTGGAGAAATTAGTAATCGACGGTGGACGGCCGCTCCAAGGCGCGGTGCGGATCGAGGGGGCGAAGAACGCGGCGCTTCCGATATTGGCCGCTTCCGTTCTCGCAGGCGGCAAGGTCGTCATCGAGAACGTGCCGAACTTGCTCGACATTCACGTCATGCTCGATATTTTGCGCTCGCTCGGCGCGGACGCGTCGTTGACCGGGAGAAGCGCGGTCGTAGATACGCAAAACGTGAACACCTCGGAAATTCCCGAGACATTAATGAGCAGAATGAGGTCTTCCATCTTTTTGATGGGGCCGCTTCTCGCCAGATTCGGCGAAGTAACGATCTATCAGCCGGGCGGATGCGCCATCGGAGAGCGGAAAATCGATTTACATTTGAACGGTTTGAAGGCGCTCGGCGCCTTGGTGACGGAGACGGAAAATAAAGTGGTGTGTCAGGCGAAACGATTGAAAGGCGCCGACATCGTGCTCGACTTCCCGAGCGTAGGCGCCACGGAGAACCTGATGATGGCGGCCGTGACGGCGGAAGGCATTACGACGATTTCGAACGCGGCGCGCGAGCCGGAGATCTCCGATCTGCAGCTGTTCTTGAACCGGATGGGCGCCAAAATCATCGGAGCCGGCACCGACACGATCACGATCGAAGGCGTCGAGCGGTTATCCCCTTGCGAGCACCGCGTCATCCCCGACCGGATCGTCGCCGGTACTTTGATGGTCGCGGCCGGAGCGACGCGCGGCAGCGTCGCGCTGGAAGGCGTGGTGCCCGCACATTTGACGTCTGTGATTCACGCGCTGCGGCGCGCCGGTGTTCAAATCGCGATCGACGATGATATAATGAACGTAGTCGGCGTGGGGCGGCCGCGGGCAGTCGAACGGATCGTCACGAGTCCGTATCCTTCGTTCCCGACCGATTTGCAGGCGCAGATGATGGTGCTGCTGTCGCTTGCGGACGGATTGAGCGTCATGAAGGAGACCGTGTTCGAGGGTCGGTTCAAACATGTGCACGAATTGTCCGTCATGGGCGCCGACATTCGTGTCGATTTCAACTCCGCCTTCATTCGCGGCGTGCCCCGGTTGTACGGCGCGACCGTGGAAGCGACCGATCTGCGCGCGGGCGCGGCTCTCGTCATCGCGGGCTTAGCTGCGACGGGCAGGACGGTCGTCGAACAAATCCATCATATCGACCGCGGCTACGAGTCGATCGAAACGATGTTTCGAAGACTGGGCGGCCGAATCGAGCGGACGTCGAACGTGTTGGCGGATCGAATCGCCAGCTCGATGTAA
- the murB gene encoding UDP-N-acetylmuramate dehydrogenase, which produces MEQWIDELRAKHVGNILTGESLASHTTWKIGGPADVLVIPSGKRELAETVATLHRHGVPWTTLGRGSNVLVSDRGVRGVVIKLGDAFDFVRFDGDKVTAGGAYSFIKLSVMTGKEGLTGLEFAGGIPGSVGGAVYMNAGAHASDVSRILISAEVVLENGELAVWSRDDFRFAYRHSVLHERKAIVTEATFQLAYGDRREIAAAMAAFKDRRMRTQPLSAACAGSVFRNPEGTHAAKLIEAAGLKGYRVGGAEVSTLHANFIVNTGNATAEDVLTLIKRIQQKVEAETGIRLVPEVLEVGER; this is translated from the coding sequence ATGGAACAATGGATCGACGAGCTGCGAGCCAAACACGTCGGCAACATATTGACCGGCGAATCGTTGGCATCGCACACGACTTGGAAGATCGGCGGCCCGGCCGACGTACTGGTGATTCCTTCCGGTAAGCGAGAGCTGGCGGAAACGGTCGCGACGCTGCATCGGCACGGCGTCCCATGGACGACGCTCGGGCGCGGCTCCAACGTGCTCGTGTCCGACCGCGGCGTACGCGGGGTCGTGATCAAACTGGGCGACGCGTTCGACTTCGTTCGGTTCGACGGCGACAAGGTTACGGCGGGCGGCGCGTATTCGTTCATTAAGCTGTCCGTCATGACCGGCAAAGAAGGCTTGACGGGCCTGGAATTTGCAGGGGGGATTCCGGGCAGCGTCGGCGGCGCCGTCTACATGAACGCCGGGGCGCACGCATCCGACGTCTCACGCATCTTGATCTCCGCCGAAGTGGTGTTGGAGAACGGGGAATTGGCAGTTTGGTCGCGCGACGATTTCCGTTTCGCGTACCGGCATTCCGTGCTGCACGAACGCAAAGCGATCGTGACGGAGGCGACTTTCCAGCTCGCCTACGGGGACCGGAGGGAAATCGCCGCCGCGATGGCGGCGTTCAAGGACCGGCGCATGCGGACTCAGCCGCTCAGCGCGGCATGCGCGGGCAGCGTTTTCCGCAATCCGGAAGGCACCCATGCCGCGAAGCTGATCGAGGCCGCGGGCCTCAAAGGCTACCGGGTCGGCGGCGCGGAAGTATCGACGCTGCATGCCAATTTCATCGTGAATACCGGCAACGCGACGGCGGAAGACGTGCTCACCTTGATCAAGCGCATTCAACAAAAGGTGGAAGCCGAGACAGGAATCCGGCTTGTTCCGGAAGTGTTGGAGGTCGGTGAGCGCTAA
- the spoVE gene encoding stage V sporulation protein E, producing the protein MSKVRSAPDVYILIATLGLLCLGVVMVYSASAVMAFREFGDSLYYLKRQLIFAGLGLVAMYFTMNVDYWIWKKYAKIGLIVCFALLVIVLIPGIGVVRGGARSWLGIGSFGIQPSEFMKLAMIVFLAKLLSEHPERLAKFTTGLLPPLAVVGLAFGLIMLQPDLGSGAVLVGASLIVIYSAGAQIKHLAGLAAVGAAGFVGLILAAPYRMQRITGYLDPWSDPLGSGYQIIQSLFAIGPGGLVGLGLGASRQKHSYLPEPQTDFIFSIVAEELGFIGGALLLLLFLLLVWRGMRAAITAPDSFGSLLAVGIVGIFGVQVFINIGVVIGLLPVTGITLPLISAGGSSLTLLLTALGVLLNISRFAR; encoded by the coding sequence ATGTCCAAAGTCCGTTCCGCGCCTGACGTGTATATTTTGATCGCGACGCTCGGGCTGCTGTGCCTTGGCGTGGTCATGGTTTACAGCGCGAGCGCGGTCATGGCGTTTCGCGAGTTCGGCGATTCGCTCTATTACTTGAAGCGCCAATTGATTTTCGCGGGCCTCGGTCTCGTAGCGATGTATTTTACGATGAACGTAGATTATTGGATTTGGAAGAAGTATGCTAAAATCGGGCTTATCGTTTGCTTCGCGCTGCTCGTCATCGTGCTGATTCCGGGCATCGGGGTCGTCCGCGGCGGGGCGCGAAGCTGGCTTGGCATCGGAAGCTTCGGCATCCAGCCTTCGGAGTTTATGAAGCTGGCCATGATCGTGTTTTTGGCGAAGCTGCTGTCCGAGCATCCGGAGCGCCTCGCTAAATTTACGACGGGGCTGCTGCCGCCGCTTGCCGTCGTCGGTCTCGCGTTCGGCCTCATTATGCTCCAGCCCGACCTCGGATCCGGGGCGGTGCTCGTCGGCGCGTCCCTGATCGTCATCTACTCGGCCGGCGCGCAAATCAAACATTTGGCGGGTCTCGCCGCCGTCGGCGCCGCCGGCTTCGTCGGACTGATTCTGGCGGCGCCGTACCGCATGCAGCGCATCACCGGTTACCTCGATCCGTGGTCCGATCCGCTCGGCTCCGGATATCAAATCATCCAGTCGCTGTTCGCGATCGGACCGGGCGGCCTCGTCGGACTCGGTCTCGGCGCAAGCCGGCAAAAGCACAGCTACTTGCCGGAGCCGCAGACCGACTTCATTTTTTCTATCGTTGCGGAGGAGCTCGGCTTTATCGGCGGAGCTTTGCTGCTGTTATTGTTTCTGCTGCTCGTTTGGCGGGGCATGCGCGCAGCGATCACCGCGCCGGATTCGTTCGGCAGTTTGCTCGCGGTCGGGATTGTCGGCATCTTCGGCGTCCAAGTGTTCATCAACATCGGCGTCGTCATCGGGCTGCTCCCGGTCACCGGGATCACGCTTCCCTTGATCAGCGCGGGCGGGTCGTCCTTGACGCTGCTGCTTACCGCGCTAGGGGTTCTTTTAAACATCTCGAGGTTTGCCAGATAG